The following is a genomic window from Halichoerus grypus chromosome 5, mHalGry1.hap1.1, whole genome shotgun sequence.
CGAGGAGGAGATCCGCGTGGTGCGGCTGCAGCTGGAGGCTACCGAGCGCCAGCGCGGCGGGGCGGAGGGCGAGCTGCAGGCCCTGCGCGCGCGGGCTGAGGAGGCCGAGGCACAGAAGCGCCAGGCGCAGGAGGAGGCAGAGCGCTTGCGGCGGCAGGTGCAGGACGAGAGCCAGCGCAAGCGACAGGCGGAGGCCGAGCTGGCCCTGCGCGTCAAGGCGGAGGCCGAGGCGGCCCGGGAAAAGCAGCGGGCCCTGCAGGCGCTGGAGGAGCTGCAGCTCCAGGCGGAGGAGGCGGAGCGGCGCCTCCGGCAGGCGGAGGCCGAGCGGGCGCGCCAGGTGCAGGTGGCCCTGGAGACGGCGCAGCGCAGCGCCGAGGTGGAGCTGCAGAGCAAGCGCGCCTCGTTCGCGGAGAAGACGGCGCAGCTGGAGCGCACGCTGCAGGAAGAGCACGTGGCGGTGGCGCAGCTGCGGGAGGAGGCCGCGCGGCAGGCGCAGCGGCAGGCCGAGGCGGAGCGCGCCCGGGAGGAGGCCGAGCGGGAGCTGGAGCGCTGGCGGCTGAAGGCCAACGAGGCACTGCGCCTGCGCCTGCAGGCCGAGGAGGTGGCGCAGCAGAAGAGCCTCGCGCAGGCGGAGGCGGAGCAGCAGAAGGAGGCGGCGGAGCGCGAGGCCCGGCGCCGCGGCAAGGCGGAGGAGCAGGCCGTGCGGCAGCGGGAGCTGGCCGAGCAGGAGCTGGAGAAGCAGCGGCAGCTGGCGGAGGGCACTGCCCAGCAGCGCCTGGCGGCGGAGCAGGAGCTGATCCGGCTGCGGGCCGGCacggagcagggggagcagcagcggCAGCTCCTGGAGGAGGCGCTGGCCCGGCTGCAGCGCGAGGCGGACGCGGCTGCGCAGAAGCGCCAGGAGCTGGAGGCGGAGCTGGCGACAGTGCGCGCGGAGATGGAGGTGCTGCTGGCCAGCAAGGCGCGCGCCGAGGAGGAGTCGCGCTCCACCAGCGAGAAGTCCAAGCAGAGGCTGGAGGCCGAGGCCAGCCGCTTCCGCGAGCTGGCCGAGGAGGCCGCTCGCCTGCGCGCCCTGGCCGAGGAGACCAAGCGGCAGCGGCAGCTGGCTGAGGAGGACGCGGCGCAGCAGCGGGCCGAGGCGGAGCGGGTGCTGGCCGAGAAGCTGGCCGCCATCAGTGAGGCCACGCGGCTCAAGACCGAGGCGGAGATCGCGCTCAAGGAGAAGGAGGCGGAGAACGAGCGTCTGCGGCGGCTGGCGGAGGACGAGGCCTTCCAGCGGCGGCGGCTGGAGGAGCAGGCGGCCCAGCACAAGGCGGACATCGAGGAGCGGCTGATGCAGCTGCGTAAGGCGTCCGACAACGAGCTGGAGCGGCAGAAGGGGCTGGTGGAGGACACGCTGCGGCAGCGGCGGCAGGTGGAGGAGGAGATCCTGGCCCTCAAGGCGAGCTTCGAGAAGGCGGCCGCCGGCAAGgcggagctggagctggagctggggcgCATCCGCAGCAGTGCCGAGGACACGCTGCGCAGCAAGGAGCAGGCTGAGCGGGAGGCTGCGCGGCAGCGGCAGCTGGCGGCCGAGGAGGAGCAGCGGCGCCGCGAGGCTGAGGAGCGTGTGCAGAAGAGCCTGGTGGCGGAGGAGGAGGCCGCGCGGCAGCGCAAGTTGGCGCTGGAGGAGGTGGAGCGGCTCAAGGCCAAGGTGGAGGAGGCGCGGCGCCTGCGCGAGCGGGCGGAGCAGGAGTCGGCGCGGCAGCTGCAGCTGGCGCAGGAGGCCGCCCAGAAGCGGCTGCAGGCGGAGGAGAAGGCGCACGCCTTTGCGGTGCAGCGGAAGGAGCAGGAGCTGCAGCAGACGCTCCAGCAGGAGCAGAGCGTGCTGGAGCGGCTGCGCGGCGAGGCAGAGGCCGCACGGCGGGCGGCCGAGGAGGCGGAGGAGGCCCGGGAGCGCGCCGAGCTGGAGGCGGCTCAGTCCCGGCAGCAGGTGGAAGAGGCCGAGCGGCTGAAGCAGTTGGCGGAAGAGCAGGCGCGGGCCCGGGCGCAGGCGCAGGCCGCCGCGGAGAAGCTGCGCAAGGAGGCGGAGCAGGAGGCGGCCCGACGGGCGCAGGCCGAGCAGGCGGCCCTGAAGCAGAAGCAGGCGGCCGACGCCGAGATGGAAAAGCACAAGAAGTTTGCGGAGCAGACGCTGCGGCAGAAGGCGCAGGTGGAGCAGGAACTGACCGCCCTGCGGCTGCAGCTGGAGGAGACTGACCACCAGAAGGGCATCTTGGACGAGGAGCTGCAGCGGCTCAAGGCGGAGGTGACGGAGGCAGCCCGGCAGCGCAGCCAGGTGGAGGAGGAGCTCTTCTCCGTGCGCGTGCAGATGGAGGAGCTGAGCAAGCTCAAGGCGCGCATCGAGGCGGAGAACCGCGCGCTCATCCTGCGTGACAAGGACAACACCCAGCGCTTCCTGCAGGAGGAGGCCGAGAAGATGAAGCAGGTTGCGGAGGAGGCGGCCCGGCTGAGCGTGGCGGTCCAGGAGGCGGCCCGGCTGCGGCAGCTGGCCGAGGAGGACCTGGCGCAACAGCGGGCCTTGGCCGAAAAGATGCTCAAGGAGAAGATGCAGGCGGTGCAAGAGGCCACGCGCCTCCAAGCCGAGGCGGAGCTGCTGCAGCAGCAGAAGGAGCTCGCGCAGGAGCAGGCGCGGCAGCTGCAGGAGGACAAGGAGCAGATGGCGCAGCAGCTGGCGCAGGAGACGCAGGGCTTCCAGCGGACTCTGGAGCTGGAGCGGCAGCGGCAGCTGGAGATGAGCGCGGAGGCCGAGCGCCTGAAGCTCCGCGTGGCCGAGCTGAGCCAGGCGCAGGCCCGTGCCGAGGAGGATGCCCAGCGCTTCCGCAGACAGGCCGAGGAGATCGGCGAGAAGCTGCACCGCACCGAGCTCGCCACGCAGGAGAAGGTGACGCTGGTGCACACACTTGAGGTCCAGCGGCAGCAGAGTGACCATGACGCCGAGCGCCTCCGAGCGGCCATTGCTGAGCTGGAGCGTGAGAAGGAGAAGCTCCAGGAGGAGGCCTCGCTGCTGCAGCAGAAGTCCGAGGAGGTACCGGCCCGCCCTCCCCGAGCAGGTGGGTGGGCCCGGGGGGCCGCGGCGTCCCTGAccgttccctccctctctccagatGCAGGTGGTGCAACAGGAGCAGCTGCTGCAGGAGACGCGGGCGCTGCAGCAGAGCTTCCTGTCGGAGAAGGACCGCCTGCTGCAGCGGGAGCAGTGCATCGAGCAGGAGAAGGCCAAGCTGGAGCAGCTGTTCCAGGACGAGGTGGCCAAGGCGCAGCAGCTGCGCGAGgagcagcagcggcagcagcagcagatgGCGCAGGAGCGGCAGCGGCTGATGGCCAGCATGGAGGAGGCCCTGCAGCGCCAGCGCGACGCGGAGGAGGGCGTGCGGCgcaagcaggaggagctgcagcagctgcagcagcagcggcagcagcaggaGAAGCTGCTGGCCGAGGAGAACCGGCGGCTGCGCGAGCGGCTGCAGCGCCTGGAGGAGGAGCACCGGGCCGCGGTGGCGCAGTCCGAGGAGATCGCCGCCTCGCAGGCCGTGGCCGCCAAAGCCCTGCCCAACGGCCGGGACGCGCCTGACGGCCCGGCCGTGGAGGTGGAGAGCGAGCACGCGTTTGACGGGCTGCGGCGGAAGGTGCCGGCCCAGCGGCTGCAGGAGGTCGGCGTCCTGAGCTCGGAGGAGCTGCAGCGGCTGGCCGAGGGCCGCACAACGGTGGCTGAGCTTGCCCAGCGGGAGGACGTGCGCCGGTACCTGCAGGGCCGCAGCGGCATCGCCGGGCTGCTGCTGAAGCCCACCAACGAGAAGCTGAGCGTCTATGCGGCCCTCCAGCGGCAGCTGCTGAGCCCGGGCACGGCGCTCATCCTGCTCGAGGCTCAGGCCGCCTCCGGCTTCCTCCTGGACCCCGTGCGGAATCGGCGGCTGACTGTCAACGAGGCCGTGAAGGAAGGCGTGGTGGGCCCCGAGCTGCACCACAAGCTGCTGTCGGCCGAGCGCGCCGTCACCGGCTACAAGGACCCCTACACCGGGGAGCAGATCTCCCTCTTCCAGGCCATGAAGAAGGACCTCGTCGTCCGCGACCACGGCATCCGCCTGCTGGAGGCCCAGATCGCCACGGGCGGCATCATCGACCCCGTGCACAGCCACCGCGTGCCCGTGGACGTGGCCTACCAGCGCGGCTACTTCGACGAGGAGATGAGCCGCGTCCTGGCGGACCCGAGCGACGACACCAAGGGCTTCTTCGACCCCAACACGCACGAGAACCTCACGTACCTGCAGCTGCTGGAGCGCTGTGTGGAGGACCCCGAGACGGGCCTGCGCCTGCTGCCTCTCACCGACCAGGCCGCCAGGGGCGGTGAGCTGGTCTACACAGACTCGGAGGCTCGGGACGTGTTCGAGAAAGCCACCGTGTCAGCACCATTCGGCAAGTTCCGGGGCAGGACGGTGACCATCTGGGAGCTCATCAACTCCGAGTACTTCACGGCAGAGCAGCGGCGGGACCTGCTGCGGCAGTTTCGCACGGGCAAGGTCACCGTGGAGAAGATCATCAAGATCGTCATCACCGTGGTGGAGGAGCATGAGCAGAAGGACCAGCTCTGCTTCGAGGGCCTGCGCGCCCTGGTGCCCGCCGCCGAGCTGCTGGAGAGCGGGGTCATCGACCGTGACCTCTACCACCAGCTGCAGCGGGGCGAGCGCTCAGTGCGAGAGGTGGCGGAGGTGGGTGCCGTGCGGCGGGCTCTGCGGGGCGCCAATGTCATCGCAGGGGTGTGGCTGGAGGAGGCGGGGCAGAAGCTGAGCATCTACGAGGCCCTGAAGAAAGATCTCCTGCCTCCAGAGGCGGCCGTGGCTCTCCTGGAGGCCCAGGCCGGCACCGGCCACATCATTGACCCCGCCACGAGTGCCCGGCTCACCGTGGACGAGGCGGTGCGTGCCGGCCTGGTGGGGCCTGAGTTGCACGAGAAGTTGCTGTCGGCCGAGAAGGCCGTCACCGGCTACAAGGACCCCTACTCGGGGCAGAGCGTCTCCCTGTTCCAGGCCCTGAAGAAGGGCCTCATCCCAAGGGAGCAGGGTCTGCGTCTGCTCGATGCCCAGCTGTCCACAGGTGGCATCGTGGACCCGAGCAAGAGCCACCGTGTGCCCGTGGACGTGGCCTGTGCCCGCGGCTACCTGGACGAGGAGACCAGCCGAGCCCTGTCGGCCCCCAGAGATGAAGCCAAGACTTACTGTGACCCTGGGTCGCAGGAGCCGGTCACCTACGGCCAGCTCCAACAGCAGTGCCGGCCCGACCAGCTGACGGGGCTGAGCCTGCTGCCGCTGTCGGAGAAGGCCGCCCAGGCCCGGCGCGAGGGGCTCTGCTCTGAGCTGCAGGCCCGTGAGACCTTTCAGAAGACTGCCGTGGAGGTACCTATGGGCAGCTTCAAGGGCAGGACGGTGACGGTGTGGGAGCTGCTCAGCTCCGAGTACTTCACggtggagcagagagaggagctgcTGCGGCAGTTTCGGACGGGCACGGTCACCGTGGAGAAGATCATCAAGATCCTCATCACCATCGTGGAAGAGGTTGAGACCGTGCGGCAGGAGAGGCTGTCTTTCAGTGGCCTCCGCACCCCGGTGCCAGCCAGCGAGCTCGTGGCCTCCGGGGTCCTCAGCAGGACCCAGTTCGAGCAGCTCAAGGACGGCAAGATCTCGGTGAAGGAGCTGTCGGAGCTGAGCTCTGTGCAGACCCTGCTGCAGGGCGGCGGGTGCCTGGCCGGCATCTACCTTGAGGACTCCAAGGAGAAGGTGACCATCTACCAGGCCATGCAGCGAGGCCTGCTCAGGCCCAGCACGGCCACTCTCCTGCTCGAGGCCCAGGCGGCCACCGGCTTTCTCGTGGACCCTGTGCGGAACCAGCGCTTGTATGTCCACGAGGCTGTGAAGGCAGGTGTCGTGGGCCCCGAGCTGCACGAGAAGCTGCTGTCGGCCGAGAAGGCCGTCACCGGCTACAAGGACCCCTACTCGGGCAGCACCATCTCCCTCTTCCAGGCCATGAAGAAGGGCCTGGTCCTTAGGGACCATGGCATCCGCCTGCTGGAGGCCCAGATCGCCACGGGCGGCATCATCGACCCCGTGCACAGCCACCGGCTGCCCTTGGACGTGGCCTACCAGCGCGGCTACTTCGACGAGGAGATGAACCGCGTCCTGGCGGACCCGAGCGACGACACCAAGGGCTTCTTCGACCCCAACACGCACGAGAACCTCACGTACCTGCAGCTGCTGGAGCGCTGTGTGGAGGACCCCGAGACGGGGCTGCGCCTGCTGCCCCTCAAAGGCTCCGAGAAGGCAGAGGTGGTGGAGACCACGCAGCTGTACACCGAGGAGGAGACCCGCAGAGCGTTCGAGGAGACGCAGATAGAGATCCCCGGCAGCGGCGGCCGCAGCGGCTCCACTATGTCCTTGTGGGAGGTGATGCAGTCGGACCTGATCCCAGAGGAGCAGCGCACCCGGCTCATGGCTGACTTCCAGGCCGGCCGGGTGACCAAGGAGcgcatgatcatcatcatcatcgagATCATCGAGAAGACCGAGATCGTGCGCCAGCAGAACCTGGCTTCCTACGACTACATCCGCCGCCGCCTCACCGCCGAGGACCTCTACGAGGCCCGGATCATCTCCCGCGAGACATACAGCCTCCTCCGGGAGGGCACCAAGAGCTTCCGAGAGGTGCTGGAGGAGGAGGCGGCCTCGCGCTACCTCTACGGCACGGGCTGCGTGGCCGGAGTCTACCTGCCGGGCTCTAGGCAGACGCTCACCATCTACCAGGCCCTCAAGAAGGGACTGCTGAGCGCCGAGGTGGCCCGCTTACTGCTGGAGGCACAGGCGGCCACGGGCTTCCTCCTGGAGCCCGTGAAGGGCGAGCGGCTGACCGTGGACGAAGCCGTGCGGAAGGGCCTGGTGGGCCCCGAGCTGCACGACCGGCTGCTCTCGGCGGAGCGGGCTGTGACCGGTTATCGTGACCCCTATACGGAGCAGACGATCTCGCTCTTCCAGGCCATGAAGAAGGACCTGATCCCCGAGGAGGAGGCCCTGCGGCTGCTGGACGCCCAGCTGGCCACGGGCGGCATCGTGGACCCGCGCCTGGGCTTCCGTCTCCCCCTGGAGGTGGCCTACCAGCGTGGCTACCTCCACAAGGACACGTATGACCGGCTGTCGGAGCCCAGCGAGGTGCGCAGCTACCTGGACCCCTGCACGGACGAGCGTCTCAGCTACACGCAGCTGCTCCGGAGGTGCCGCCCCCACGAGGCCAGCGGCCAGCGCCTCCTGCCCCTCTCGGACGCCCGCAAGCTGACCTTCCGCGGCCTGCGCAAGCAGGTCACGGTGGAAGAGCTGGTGCGCTCGCAGGTCATGGACGAGGCTACGGCTCTGCGGCTGCAGGAGGGCCTGGCCTCCGTGGAGGAGGTCACCCAGAACCTGCAGAAGTTCCTCGAGGGCACTAGCTGCATTGCCGGCGTCTTCGTGGATGCCACCAAGGAGCGGCTGTCGGTGTACCAGGCCATGAAGAAAGGCATCATCCGCCCCGGCACGGCCTTCGAGCTCCTGGAAGCACAGGCGGCCACCGGCTACGTCATTGACCCCATCAAGGGGCTCAAGCTGACCGTGGAGGAGGCCGTGCGCATGGGCATCGTGGGCCCTGAGTTCAAGGACAAACTGCTGTCGGCCGAGCGCGCCGTCACCGGCTACAAGGATCCCTACTCCGGGAAGCTCATCTCCCTCTTCCAGGCCATGAAGAAGGGCCTGATCCTGAAGGACCACGGCATCCGCCTGCTGGAGGCCCAGATCGCCACGGGCGGCATCATTGACCCCGAGGAGAGCCACCGGCTGCCTGTGGAGGTGGCCTACAAGCGCGGCCTCTTCGACGAGGAGATGAACGAGATCCTGACGGACCCGAGCGACGACACCAAGGGCTTCTTCGACCCCAACACGGAGGAGAATCTCACGTACCTGCAGCTGATGGAGCGCTGCATCACGGACCCCCAGACGGGCCTGTGCCTGCTGCCCTTGAAGGAGAGGAAGCGGGAACGGAAGACGTCCTCCAAGTCCTCGGTGCGCAAGCGCCGTGTGGTGATCGTGGACCCGGAGACGGGCAAGGAGATGTCTGTGTACGAGGCCTACCGCAAGGGCCTCATCGACCACCAGACGTACCTGGAGCTGTCCGAGCAGGAGTGCGAGTGGGAGGAGATCACCATCTCCTCCTCGGACGGCGTGGTCAAGTCCATGATCATCGACCGCCGCTCGGGCCGCCAGTACGACATCGACGAGGCCATTGCCAGGAGCCTGATCGACCGCTCGGCACTGGACCAGTACCGCGCCGGCACGCTCTCCATCACGGAGTTCGCAGACATGCTCTCGGGCAACGCCGGCGGCTTCCGCTCCCGCTCGTCCTCCGTGGGGTCCTCCTCGTCCTACCCCATCAGCCCTGCAGCCTCCAGGACCCAGGGGACCTCCTGGTTGGACCCCACGGAGGAGACGGGCCCTGTGGCCGGCATCCTGGACACGGAGACTCTGGAGAAGGTATCCATCACAGAGGCCATGCACCGCAACCTGGTGGACAATATCACGGGGCAGCGGCTGCTGGAGGCCCAGGCCTGCACGGGGGGCATCATCGACCCCAGCACCGGCGAGCGCTTCCCCGTCACAGATGCTGTCAACAAGGGCCTGGTGGACAAGATCATGGTGGACCGCATCAACCTGGCTCAGAAAGCCTTCTGCGGCTTCGAGGACCCGCGCACCAAGACCAAGATGTCAGCCGCTCAGGCCCTGAAGAAGGGCTGGCTCTATTACGAGGCGGGCCAGCGGTTCCTGGAGGTGCAGTACCTGACCGGCGGCCTGATCGAGCCTGATGCCGCAGGCCGCGTGCCCCTGGATGAGGCCCTGCAGCGCGGCATGGTGGACGCCCGGACCGCCCAGAAGCTGCGAGACGTGGGCGCCTACTCCAAGTACCTCACCTGCCCCAAGACCAAGCTCAAGATCTCCTACAAGGACGCACTGGACCGCAGCATGGTGGAGGAGGGCACGGGGCTGCGGCTGCTGGAGGCGGCCGCCCAGTCCAGCAAGGGCTACTACAGCCCCTACAGCGTCAGTGGCTCGGGCTCCACGGCCGGTTCGCGCTCTGG
Proteins encoded in this region:
- the PLEC gene encoding plectin isoform X12, with protein sequence MAALLPPGPPPDELDFIQAYEEVREKYKDERDRVQKKTFTKWVNKHLIKAQRHISDLYEDLRDGHNLISLLEVLSGDSLPREKGRMRFHKLQNVQIALDYLRHRQVKLVNIRNDDIADGNPKLTLGLIWTIILHFQISDIQVSGQSEDMTAKEKLLLWSQRMVEGYHGLRCDNFTSSWRDGRLFNAIIHRHKPMLIDMNKVYRQTNLENLDQAFSVAERDLGVTRLLDPEDVDVPQPDEKSIITYVSSLYDAMPRVPDVQDGVKANELQLRWQEYRELVVLLLQWIRHHTAAFEERRFPASFEEIEILWCQFLKFKETELPAKEADKNRSKGIHQSLEGALQAGQLKMPPGYHPLDVEKEWGKLHVAILEREKQLRSEFERLECLQRIVSKLQMEAGLCEEQLNHADALLQSDVRLLAASKAPQRAAEVERDLDKADGMIRMLFNDVQTLKDGRHPQGEQMYRRVYRLHERLVAVRTEHNLRLQAGAAAPVAQVSAQSTQRRPELEDAALRYLQDLLAWVGENQRRVDSAEWGGDLPSVEAELGSHRGLHRSVEEFRAKIERARADEGQLAPAPRGAYRDCLGRLDLQYAKLLNSSKARLRSLESLHGFVAAATKELMWLSEKEEEEVGFDWGEHNSNMAAKKESYSALMRELELKEKKIKEIQSTGDRLLREGHPAQPTVESFQAALQTQWSWMLQLCCCIEAHLKENTAYFQFFSDVRETEEQLRKLQETLRRKYTCDRTITVTRLEDLLQDAQDEKDRLNEYRAHLSGLAKRAKAIVQLKPRNQAHPVRGRVPLLAVCDYKQVEVTVHKGDECQLLGPAQPSHWKVLSSSGSEAAVPSVCFLVPPPNQEAQDAVTRLEAQHQALAILWQQLHVDMKSLLAWQSLSRDTQLIRSWSLVTFRTLKPEEQRQALRSLELHYQAFLRDSQDAGGFGPEDRLQAEREYGACSRHYQQLLQSMEQGAQEESRCQRCISELKDIRLQLEACETRTVHRLRLPLEKEPARECAQRIAEQQKAQAEVEGLGKGVARLSAEAEKVLALPEPSPAAPTLRSELELTLGKLEQVRSLSAIYLEKLKTISLVIRSTQGAEEVLKAHEEQLKEAQAVPATLPELEATKAALKKLRVQAEAQQPVFDALRDELRGAQEVGERLQRQHGERDVDVERWRERVAPLLERWQAVLAQTDVRQRELEQLGRQLRYYRESADPLDAWLQDAKQRQEQIQAVPLADSQAVREQLRQEKALLEEIERQREKVEECQRLAKQYINAIKDYELQLVTYKAQLEPVASPAKKPKVQSGSESIIQEYVDLRTRYSELTTLTSQYIKFISETLRRMKEEERLAEQQRAEERERLAQVEAALEKQRQLAEAHAQAKAQAEREAQELQQRMQEEAARREEAAVDAQQQKQSIQEELQHLRQSSEAEIQAKARQVEAAERSRLRIEEEIRVVRLQLEATERQRGGAEGELQALRARAEEAEAQKRQAQEEAERLRRQVQDESQRKRQAEAELALRVKAEAEAAREKQRALQALEELQLQAEEAERRLRQAEAERARQVQVALETAQRSAEVELQSKRASFAEKTAQLERTLQEEHVAVAQLREEAARQAQRQAEAERAREEAERELERWRLKANEALRLRLQAEEVAQQKSLAQAEAEQQKEAAEREARRRGKAEEQAVRQRELAEQELEKQRQLAEGTAQQRLAAEQELIRLRAGTEQGEQQRQLLEEALARLQREADAAAQKRQELEAELATVRAEMEVLLASKARAEEESRSTSEKSKQRLEAEASRFRELAEEAARLRALAEETKRQRQLAEEDAAQQRAEAERVLAEKLAAISEATRLKTEAEIALKEKEAENERLRRLAEDEAFQRRRLEEQAAQHKADIEERLMQLRKASDNELERQKGLVEDTLRQRRQVEEEILALKASFEKAAAGKAELELELGRIRSSAEDTLRSKEQAEREAARQRQLAAEEEQRRREAEERVQKSLVAEEEAARQRKLALEEVERLKAKVEEARRLRERAEQESARQLQLAQEAAQKRLQAEEKAHAFAVQRKEQELQQTLQQEQSVLERLRGEAEAARRAAEEAEEARERAELEAAQSRQQVEEAERLKQLAEEQARARAQAQAAAEKLRKEAEQEAARRAQAEQAALKQKQAADAEMEKHKKFAEQTLRQKAQVEQELTALRLQLEETDHQKGILDEELQRLKAEVTEAARQRSQVEEELFSVRVQMEELSKLKARIEAENRALILRDKDNTQRFLQEEAEKMKQVAEEAARLSVAVQEAARLRQLAEEDLAQQRALAEKMLKEKMQAVQEATRLQAEAELLQQQKELAQEQARQLQEDKEQMAQQLAQETQGFQRTLELERQRQLEMSAEAERLKLRVAELSQAQARAEEDAQRFRRQAEEIGEKLHRTELATQEKVTLVHTLEVQRQQSDHDAERLRAAIAELEREKEKLQEEASLLQQKSEEMQVVQQEQLLQETRALQQSFLSEKDRLLQREQCIEQEKAKLEQLFQDEVAKAQQLREEQQRQQQQMAQERQRLMASMEEALQRQRDAEEGVRRKQEELQQLQQQRQQQEKLLAEENRRLRERLQRLEEEHRAAVAQSEEIAASQAVAAKALPNGRDAPDGPAVEVESEHAFDGLRRKVPAQRLQEVGVLSSEELQRLAEGRTTVAELAQREDVRRYLQGRSGIAGLLLKPTNEKLSVYAALQRQLLSPGTALILLEAQAASGFLLDPVRNRRLTVNEAVKEGVVGPELHHKLLSAERAVTGYKDPYTGEQISLFQAMKKDLVVRDHGIRLLEAQIATGGIIDPVHSHRVPVDVAYQRGYFDEEMSRVLADPSDDTKGFFDPNTHENLTYLQLLERCVEDPETGLRLLPLTDQAARGGELVYTDSEARDVFEKATVSAPFGKFRGRTVTIWELINSEYFTAEQRRDLLRQFRTGKVTVEKIIKIVITVVEEHEQKDQLCFEGLRALVPAAELLESGVIDRDLYHQLQRGERSVREVAEVGAVRRALRGANVIAGVWLEEAGQKLSIYEALKKDLLPPEAAVALLEAQAGTGHIIDPATSARLTVDEAVRAGLVGPELHEKLLSAEKAVTGYKDPYSGQSVSLFQALKKGLIPREQGLRLLDAQLSTGGIVDPSKSHRVPVDVACARGYLDEETSRALSAPRDEAKTYCDPGSQEPVTYGQLQQQCRPDQLTGLSLLPLSEKAAQARREGLCSELQARETFQKTAVEVPMGSFKGRTVTVWELLSSEYFTVEQREELLRQFRTGTVTVEKIIKILITIVEEVETVRQERLSFSGLRTPVPASELVASGVLSRTQFEQLKDGKISVKELSELSSVQTLLQGGGCLAGIYLEDSKEKVTIYQAMQRGLLRPSTATLLLEAQAATGFLVDPVRNQRLYVHEAVKAGVVGPELHEKLLSAEKAVTGYKDPYSGSTISLFQAMKKGLVLRDHGIRLLEAQIATGGIIDPVHSHRLPLDVAYQRGYFDEEMNRVLADPSDDTKGFFDPNTHENLTYLQLLERCVEDPETGLRLLPLKGSEKAEVVETTQLYTEEETRRAFEETQIEIPGSGGRSGSTMSLWEVMQSDLIPEEQRTRLMADFQAGRVTKERMIIIIIEIIEKTEIVRQQNLASYDYIRRRLTAEDLYEARIISRETYSLLREGTKSFREVLEEEAASRYLYGTGCVAGVYLPGSRQTLTIYQALKKGLLSAEVARLLLEAQAATGFLLEPVKGERLTVDEAVRKGLVGPELHDRLLSAERAVTGYRDPYTEQTISLFQAMKKDLIPEEEALRLLDAQLATGGIVDPRLGFRLPLEVAYQRGYLHKDTYDRLSEPSEVRSYLDPCTDERLSYTQLLRRCRPHEASGQRLLPLSDARKLTFRGLRKQVTVEELVRSQVMDEATALRLQEGLASVEEVTQNLQKFLEGTSCIAGVFVDATKERLSVYQAMKKGIIRPGTAFELLEAQAATGYVIDPIKGLKLTVEEAVRMGIVGPEFKDKLLSAERAVTGYKDPYSGKLISLFQAMKKGLILKDHGIRLLEAQIATGGIIDPEESHRLPVEVAYKRGLFDEEMNEILTDPSDDTKGFFDPNTEENLTYLQLMERCITDPQTGLCLLPLKERKRERKTSSKSSVRKRRVVIVDPETGKEMSVYEAYRKGLIDHQTYLELSEQECEWEEITISSSDGVVKSMIIDRRSGRQYDIDEAIARSLIDRSALDQYRAGTLSITEFADMLSGNAGGFRSRSSSVGSSSSYPISPAASRTQGTSWLDPTEETGPVAGILDTETLEKVSITEAMHRNLVDNITGQRLLEAQACTGGIIDPSTGERFPVTDAVNKGLVDKIMVDRINLAQKAFCGFEDPRTKTKMSAAQALKKGWLYYEAGQRFLEVQYLTGGLIEPDAAGRVPLDEALQRGMVDARTAQKLRDVGAYSKYLTCPKTKLKISYKDALDRSMVEEGTGLRLLEAAAQSSKGYYSPYSVSGSGSTAGSRSGSRTGSRAGSRRGSFDATSSGFSMTFSSSSYSSSGYGRRYASGPASSLGGPESAVA